A genomic window from Streptomyces mirabilis includes:
- the mgt gene encoding macrolide-inactivating glycosyltransferase — protein MTTRPAHIAMFSIAAHGHVNPSIEVIRELVARGHRVTYAIPPAFDEKVAETGAEPRLWHSTLPTDDDDPDAWGTELIDNIEPFLTDALQAEPQLAAAYEGDEPDLVLYDITAYPARVLAHRWGVPIVQLSPNLVAWEGYDEEVGKPLFEPLKQTPRGKAFYDTFARWIAENGMDLSVEDFMGRPDRCLVLIPKALQPNADRVDEKRYTFVGACQGERAAQGDWRRPADAEKVLLVSLGSSFTKQPAFYRACVEAFGRLPGWHVVLQIGRFVDPAELGEVPGNVEVHPWVPQLAILRQADAFITHAGAGGSQEGLATGTPMVAVPQAVDQFGNADMLQALGVARHLPMPEATAETLRETVLALVEDPEVARRLAVIREEMAGEGGTGRAADLIEAELRQA, from the coding sequence ATGACCACTCGCCCCGCCCACATCGCCATGTTCTCCATCGCAGCCCACGGGCACGTGAACCCGAGCATCGAGGTGATCCGTGAGCTCGTGGCGCGCGGTCACCGCGTGACGTACGCGATTCCGCCCGCCTTCGACGAGAAGGTCGCCGAGACGGGGGCCGAGCCGAGGCTCTGGCACTCGACCCTGCCCACGGACGACGACGATCCGGATGCCTGGGGGACCGAGCTGATCGACAACATCGAGCCGTTCCTGACCGACGCGCTGCAGGCCGAGCCGCAACTCGCGGCGGCCTACGAGGGCGACGAACCGGACCTTGTGCTGTACGACATCACCGCGTACCCGGCCCGGGTGCTCGCCCACCGCTGGGGCGTCCCGATCGTGCAGCTCTCCCCGAACCTCGTCGCGTGGGAGGGGTATGACGAGGAGGTCGGCAAACCGCTGTTCGAGCCGCTCAAGCAGACCCCGCGCGGCAAGGCGTTCTACGACACCTTCGCGCGCTGGATCGCGGAGAACGGCATGGACCTGAGCGTCGAGGACTTCATGGGCCGCCCCGACCGGTGCCTCGTTCTCATCCCCAAGGCTCTCCAGCCGAACGCCGACCGCGTCGACGAGAAGCGGTACACGTTCGTCGGCGCCTGTCAGGGCGAGCGCGCCGCACAGGGGGACTGGCGGCGGCCCGCCGACGCCGAGAAGGTCCTGCTCGTGTCCCTGGGCTCCAGCTTCACCAAGCAGCCCGCCTTCTACCGCGCGTGCGTCGAGGCCTTCGGCCGGCTGCCGGGCTGGCACGTCGTGCTGCAGATCGGTCGCTTCGTCGACCCCGCGGAGCTGGGGGAGGTGCCCGGCAACGTGGAGGTCCACCCGTGGGTGCCCCAGCTCGCGATCCTCCGCCAGGCCGACGCGTTCATCACGCACGCCGGTGCGGGCGGCAGCCAGGAGGGGCTGGCCACCGGCACCCCGATGGTCGCCGTACCGCAGGCCGTCGACCAGTTCGGCAACGCCGACATGCTCCAGGCGCTGGGCGTGGCCCGCCATCTGCCGATGCCGGAGGCCACGGCCGAGACCCTGCGGGAAACGGTCCTCGCCCTGGTCGAGGATCCCGAGGTGGCGCGCCGCCTGGCGGTGATCCGGGAGGAGATGGCGGGGGAGGGCGGCACCGGGCGCGCGGCCGACCTCATCGAGGCCGAGCTGCGCCAGGCCTAG
- a CDS encoding MMPL family transporter yields the protein MGNGDIRVRGIAARAGGWSARHRWAAVGIWVLFVVLAMGLGSAAGRVDVKESDQLKGETHTAAKIIEDSGIKAPAGESVLIQGKDANVKATDADFRAAVTAVVKAVEGTGNVTAVTSPYDTKTISRDGRSALVQFDMRGDADTAGDRVEPVLNAVKGVQKDHTALRIEEIGGASMQKTFSDAFGDDFKKAEYSAVPVALGILLIAFGALVAALLPVALALTAIMATMGLMGIVSHLQPMSDTANSVMLLVGLAVGVDYCLFYLRREREEREAGRDAGAALRIAAATSGRAIVVSGVTVCVAMAGMLFTGLAEFEAMGLASLMVVAVAMVGSVTVLPALLSLLGERVEKGRLPFLHPDKRRARGKRVRSAEEGSRFWGAVLRVVLAKPAVSLLVAAGTLLAIAAPALGMKTQQLTLDKEFGDSLPIVGTYNRVNDAFPGGSEPAEVVVKAHDINASDVKAALADFRTQAISSGASRGPVDIKVHAAQNVAFVYVPLVGGSDQDKAEKSLQLLRDKVRPDTLGKVDGVQAPITGQVAGSHDFSDQLLGSVAPVFAFVVVFAFLLMLLSFRSLTIAITSIVLNLLSVAAAYGILVAVFQHGWGASLVGAEGVGAIITWLPLFLFVILFGLSMDYHVFVVSRIREARLRGRDTKDAIRHGVVTTAGVVTSAAVIMVAVFAIFGTLSMQSMKQMGVGLAAAVLIDATIIRGVLLPAVMALLGERNWYLPKWLNRLPDFTHDESPEAASGPPAVEGEKVGV from the coding sequence ATGGGGAACGGAGACATACGGGTGCGGGGCATCGCCGCGCGGGCAGGCGGCTGGAGCGCCCGGCACCGATGGGCCGCCGTGGGAATCTGGGTGCTGTTCGTCGTCCTGGCGATGGGGCTCGGCTCGGCGGCGGGCCGCGTCGACGTCAAGGAGAGCGATCAGCTCAAGGGCGAGACACACACCGCCGCGAAGATCATCGAGGATTCGGGGATCAAGGCCCCGGCCGGTGAGAGCGTCCTGATCCAGGGGAAGGACGCGAACGTCAAGGCGACGGACGCCGACTTCCGCGCCGCCGTCACCGCCGTCGTCAAGGCCGTCGAGGGGACCGGCAACGTCACGGCCGTGACCTCCCCGTACGACACGAAGACGATCTCCAGGGACGGGCGCAGCGCGCTCGTGCAGTTCGACATGCGGGGCGACGCGGACACCGCGGGCGACCGTGTCGAGCCGGTGCTGAACGCCGTCAAGGGCGTCCAGAAGGACCATACGGCGCTGCGGATCGAGGAGATCGGCGGCGCCAGCATGCAGAAGACCTTCTCCGACGCGTTCGGCGACGACTTCAAGAAGGCCGAGTACTCCGCGGTGCCGGTGGCCCTCGGTATTCTGTTGATCGCCTTCGGCGCCCTGGTGGCGGCGCTGCTCCCGGTGGCGCTCGCGCTCACCGCGATCATGGCGACCATGGGCCTGATGGGCATCGTCAGCCACCTCCAGCCGATGAGCGACACCGCCAACTCCGTGATGCTCCTGGTGGGTCTGGCCGTCGGCGTCGACTACTGCCTGTTCTATCTGCGCCGCGAGCGCGAGGAGCGCGAGGCCGGCCGGGACGCCGGGGCCGCGCTGCGGATCGCCGCCGCCACCAGCGGCCGCGCCATCGTCGTCTCCGGTGTCACGGTGTGCGTGGCGATGGCCGGCATGCTCTTCACCGGGCTCGCCGAGTTCGAGGCGATGGGGCTGGCCTCGCTGATGGTCGTGGCGGTCGCCATGGTCGGCTCGGTCACCGTGCTGCCCGCGCTGCTCTCGCTGCTCGGCGAGCGGGTCGAGAAGGGCCGCCTGCCGTTCCTGCACCCGGACAAGCGGCGGGCCAGGGGCAAGCGCGTCCGGTCCGCCGAGGAGGGCAGCCGGTTCTGGGGCGCGGTACTGCGGGTCGTACTCGCCAAGCCCGCCGTCTCGCTGCTCGTCGCGGCCGGTACGCTGCTGGCCATCGCCGCTCCCGCCCTCGGCATGAAGACGCAACAGCTGACGCTGGACAAGGAGTTCGGCGACTCGCTGCCGATCGTGGGGACGTACAACCGGGTCAACGACGCCTTCCCGGGCGGCTCCGAGCCGGCCGAGGTGGTCGTCAAGGCGCACGACATCAACGCCTCCGACGTGAAGGCCGCGCTCGCCGACTTCCGTACGCAGGCCATCAGTTCGGGTGCCTCGCGCGGCCCGGTCGACATCAAGGTGCACGCGGCGCAGAACGTCGCCTTCGTCTACGTGCCCCTCGTGGGCGGCTCCGACCAGGACAAGGCGGAGAAGAGCCTTCAGCTGCTGCGCGACAAGGTGCGGCCCGACACACTCGGCAAGGTCGACGGCGTCCAGGCCCCGATCACCGGACAGGTCGCAGGATCGCACGACTTCAGCGACCAGTTGCTGGGCTCGGTGGCCCCGGTCTTCGCGTTCGTGGTCGTCTTCGCCTTCCTGCTGATGCTGCTCTCGTTCCGCTCGCTGACGATCGCGATCACCTCGATCGTGCTCAACCTCCTGTCGGTCGCGGCGGCCTACGGCATCCTGGTCGCCGTCTTCCAGCACGGCTGGGGCGCCTCGCTGGTCGGTGCGGAGGGCGTGGGCGCCATCATCACCTGGCTGCCGCTGTTCCTCTTCGTGATCCTCTTCGGACTCTCGATGGACTACCACGTGTTCGTGGTCTCGCGGATCCGTGAGGCGCGGCTGCGGGGCCGGGACACCAAGGACGCGATCCGGCACGGGGTGGTCACGACGGCCGGTGTCGTGACCAGCGCCGCCGTCATCATGGTCGCCGTCTTCGCGATCTTCGGGACGCTGTCCATGCAGTCCATGAAACAGATGGGTGTGGGCCTGGCGGCCGCGGTGCTCATCGACGCGACGATCATCCGCGGGGTGCTGCTGCCGGCCGTGATGGCGCTGCTCGGCGAGCGCAACTGGTATCTGCCGAAGTGGCTGAACCGGCTGCCGGACTTCACCCACGACGAGTCCCCGGAGGCCGCGTCCGGACCGCCGGCGGTCGAGGGAGAGAAGGTGGGCGTCTGA
- a CDS encoding DUF1697 domain-containing protein, whose protein sequence is MTTTYAALLRGINVGGNKKVPMAELRTLIEELGHGGVQTYLQSGNAVFSTDRGDEDSLAAELAEAMEKHFGFGVGVLVRDHAYLRAVREACPFPADELEAKQLHVTYFSGPVDAERFASVDPAVFLPEEFRLGDRALYLYAPDGLGRSKLAEALSKPRLLKAVTATTRNWNTVVKLEELTGA, encoded by the coding sequence ATGACGACGACGTACGCGGCACTGCTGCGCGGGATCAACGTGGGCGGCAACAAGAAGGTGCCGATGGCCGAGCTGCGCACACTGATCGAGGAACTCGGCCATGGCGGCGTACAGACGTATCTCCAGAGCGGCAACGCCGTCTTCTCCACCGACCGCGGGGACGAGGACTCCCTGGCGGCCGAGTTGGCCGAGGCCATGGAGAAGCACTTCGGCTTCGGCGTCGGCGTACTGGTCCGCGACCACGCCTATCTGAGGGCCGTACGGGAGGCGTGCCCGTTCCCGGCCGACGAGCTGGAGGCCAAGCAGCTGCACGTCACCTACTTCTCGGGTCCCGTCGACGCCGAGCGCTTCGCCTCCGTCGACCCGGCGGTGTTCCTGCCGGAGGAGTTCCGCCTCGGCGACCGGGCGCTCTATCTGTACGCACCCGACGGCCTGGGACGCTCCAAGCTCGCCGAGGCCCTGTCGAAGCCGCGGCTCCTCAAGGCCGTCACCGCCACCACCCGCAACTGGAACACGGTCGTCAAACTCGAGGAGCTGACCGGTGCCTGA
- a CDS encoding nuclear transport factor 2 family protein — protein MPEHNPAVEAAIMGELRLLDAEVRRSPERLGALLHPDFYEFGSSGRLWDRASVLAELTGKAVPGSRPLTASRMKGVQLAPDLVHLTFDTEEDNGRRVHRSSLWRRTEDGWRLYFHQGTPFRSDPE, from the coding sequence GTGCCTGAGCACAACCCCGCCGTGGAGGCCGCCATCATGGGCGAACTGAGGCTGCTCGACGCGGAGGTCCGCCGCTCGCCGGAGCGGCTCGGAGCACTGCTCCACCCCGACTTCTACGAGTTCGGCAGCTCCGGGCGGCTGTGGGACCGCGCCTCCGTCCTCGCCGAACTGACCGGCAAGGCCGTGCCCGGGTCGCGGCCCCTCACCGCCTCGCGGATGAAGGGCGTCCAGCTCGCACCGGACCTGGTCCACCTCACCTTCGACACGGAGGAGGACAACGGCCGCCGTGTGCACCGGAGTTCGCTGTGGCGGCGGACGGAGGACGGCTGGCGCCTGTACTTCCACCAGGGCACACCGTTCAGGTCCGACCCAGAGTGA
- a CDS encoding transglutaminase-like domain-containing protein yields the protein MDPYLKQTTYSDPGDAPDLGALPRDPGQLACVVRDLIIHRGEGPRFDYAIPEERVHADAESRYATEVLRILAERGDTPLTERRAPAERFVGTCRDFALLHCSLLRATGTAARLRCGFARYFDAYYADHWVTEYRLPDGSWRLADPQVHHEYDIDFDPMDVPRDQFLVAADAWRACREGGADPRRFGVFDLNGIEGLSYHGLWFVRADVLRDLAALNGVELLPWDAWGPEILDDAALDADELALIDSVAAADGEDELRRLYRDPRLTVPDEIVSYTSYGGVRKVTLGRT from the coding sequence ATGGACCCGTACCTGAAGCAGACGACGTACAGCGATCCGGGCGACGCCCCGGACCTCGGCGCACTGCCCCGTGATCCGGGGCAACTCGCCTGTGTCGTCAGAGATCTGATCATCCATCGGGGCGAGGGCCCCCGCTTCGACTACGCCATCCCCGAGGAACGGGTGCACGCGGACGCGGAGTCGCGTTACGCGACGGAAGTGCTGCGGATCCTCGCGGAGCGCGGTGACACGCCGCTCACCGAACGGCGGGCGCCCGCTGAGCGATTCGTGGGTACGTGCCGGGACTTCGCGCTGCTGCACTGCTCCCTCCTGCGGGCCACGGGGACGGCTGCCCGGCTCCGTTGTGGCTTCGCCCGGTACTTCGACGCGTACTACGCCGACCACTGGGTCACCGAGTACCGCCTGCCGGACGGCAGTTGGCGGCTGGCCGACCCGCAGGTCCACCACGAGTACGACATCGACTTCGACCCGATGGACGTGCCCCGCGACCAGTTCCTGGTGGCCGCCGACGCCTGGCGGGCGTGCCGCGAGGGAGGAGCCGACCCCCGGAGGTTCGGCGTGTTCGACCTCAACGGGATCGAGGGCCTGTCGTATCACGGCCTGTGGTTCGTCCGCGCCGACGTCCTGCGCGACCTGGCCGCCCTCAACGGCGTCGAACTGCTGCCCTGGGACGCCTGGGGCCCGGAGATCCTCGACGACGCCGCGCTCGACGCGGACGAGCTCGCCCTGATCGACTCCGTCGCCGCGGCCGACGGCGAGGACGAGCTGCGACGCCTGTACCGGGACCCGAGGCTGACGGTCCCGGACGAGATCGTCTCGTACACCTCCTATGGCGGCGTACGAAAGGTCACTCTGGGTCGGACCTGA
- a CDS encoding aldo/keto reductase — MVPGRSATDSAAGFSPDFALGGEPPVRRLGYGTAQLTGPGYWGPRGDARDAVAVLRRAVGRGVTLVDTADNYGPSIAEELVAEALHPYTEDLLIATKGGVVRTGDRAWHVDGRPERLRAMCEASLRRLRLEAIGLYQLHRLDPAVPMAEQLGALDELRAEGKIRHIGLDSVTAEQLEGAMELTDIASVQNRFNLLDRDSEPLLRLCEARGIAFLPWFPLGNGSLTADPACARIAAAHGATAGQIALAWLLHRSPVLCPTPGTGSLAHLEENLDAGAVRLTAEDMAALG; from the coding sequence ATGGTTCCGGGAAGATCTGCCACCGACTCCGCAGCAGGCTTCTCGCCGGACTTTGCACTCGGCGGGGAGCCGCCGGTGCGGCGGCTCGGCTACGGCACCGCCCAGTTGACCGGTCCCGGCTACTGGGGGCCGCGCGGGGACGCCCGGGACGCGGTGGCCGTGCTGCGGCGGGCCGTCGGGCGCGGGGTCACCCTCGTCGACACCGCCGACAACTACGGTCCCTCGATCGCCGAGGAGCTGGTCGCCGAGGCCCTGCACCCGTACACCGAGGACCTGTTGATCGCGACCAAGGGCGGTGTCGTGCGCACCGGCGACCGCGCCTGGCACGTCGACGGGCGGCCCGAGCGGTTGCGGGCGATGTGTGAGGCGAGCCTGCGGCGGCTGCGGCTCGAGGCGATCGGCCTGTACCAGTTGCACCGGCTCGACCCGGCCGTGCCCATGGCCGAACAGCTGGGCGCGCTCGACGAGTTGCGCGCGGAGGGCAAGATCCGGCACATCGGGCTCGACTCCGTCACCGCCGAACAGCTTGAAGGGGCAATGGAGTTGACCGACATCGCCTCGGTCCAGAACCGCTTCAACCTGCTCGACCGCGACTCGGAGCCGCTGCTGAGGCTGTGTGAGGCGCGCGGCATCGCCTTCCTGCCCTGGTTCCCGCTGGGCAACGGCTCCCTCACCGCCGACCCGGCGTGCGCCCGGATCGCCGCCGCGCACGGGGCGACCGCGGGGCAGATCGCCCTGGCCTGGCTGCTGCACCGCTCCCCGGTGCTGTGCCCGACCCCGGGCACGGGATCCCTCGCCCATCTGGAGGAGAACCTCGACGCGGGGGCGGTACGGCTCACCGCCGAGGACATGGCGGCGCTGGGTTGA